The genomic interval gccacccaggctggagtgcagtggccggatctcagctcactgcaagcttcgcctcccgggtttacaccattctccttcctcagcctctcgagtagctggaactacagccgtgcccgccacctcgcctggctagttttttgtattttttagtagagacggggtttcaccgtgttagccaggatggtctcgatctcctgacctcgtgatctgcccgtctcggcctcccaaagtgctgggattataggcttgacctaccgcacccggccaccccacacatttttttttttttttttttttctgagatagactCTAGCTCTGctccccaggatggagtgcaatggcatgatcacagctcactgaagcctctaattcctgggctcaagcaatcctcttgcctcagtctcctgaggagctgggactagcacatgctaccatgctcaactaatttttgaaatctttgtagaaacagggtctatgttgcccaggttgttctcgaaacactgggctcacatgatcctcctggctccacctctcaaagtactggcatcacaggctcgagccaccactcccggctattCTTGGTCTTTTTATGATGTCAGCATCTCCCTCAGGACTCTCCTGGTCTCTTGCCAAGTGAATGAATAGTCCCTGCCTCTCCTATGGGTCCTCTGGCATCTGAGCCCTGGGCCACAGTCTGGCCGCAGCCCTGAAGCTCCTGGCCCCTCTACTCTCTGCTCTTTGGGACAGTTCTCTGCCTGGCACAAAAAAGACCCTCCTGACACCAGCCCACCTAGACACACCCCCTCCAAAGATTCCATCAGAACCCACCATCCTGGGAGCATCACCAAAAACCCTTCCTCCGACTTCTCGGATTTGCATCCGATCTTCGAATATCCCTCCACCCCGCCATTTCCAAATGAGTACAGCTACCCCAACACTGAGGTCCCTTCTCTGAGGTGCAGCCCTTCCCCAGACCCTCATTCCCCCTCTCCACAATCTTCCTCTTCCAAGATGTGACCTCTCCCTTTTTGTGTTCCTTTCTCTCCATCAGTATCTCCTGGCTATGGTCATAGCGTATTTTAGCCGGGCCGGCCTCTTCTCCTGGCAATACCAACGCATTCATTTCTTCCTGGCTCTGTGAGTGGTTTGCTTCCTCCTATCTGTCAATATCCAATGCCCTGCGACAGCGGGGGAAGTGGGATTCCAGCCTTTCATATCCTTTCACCTATTTGTCCTCTTTACTCTGTGTACAAAAAAGACAGGATTATACTATCTTGTTCTTAGACTGTTGTTTCTAAAAAGAaactcaggctgggtgcagtggctcatgcctgtaataccagcattttgggaggccgaggcaggtggatcacctgaggtcaggagtttgagaccagcctggccaacatggccaaaccccgtctctactaaaaatagaaaaattagctgggcatggtggtgtgcacctgtaatcccagctactcaggaggctgaggcaagagaaccctttgaacccaggaggtggaggttgcagtaagttaaGGTTGAGCtactgcacaacagcctgggtgacaaagcaagacttcccccccacccaaaaaaaaaaaagccaaaaaaaaaactccaaccCCGCtgtacaaataaaagaaaaaaacaaaaggaaccaTAAACCACTCctaaggggagaagaaaagggaaaaggagcgGAGGAGCGGACACGACAGTTCCCCCAGCAAGCAGCCTTTCtggttcttctctctctccttcccacatCAACCGCAAATGCCATCGACCTCCTCCGGGTTCCCATGACGGAGATCACAGTTCAAGTCCCCCCTGCGTCACTCGAATCCACTGTCAAATGCTCCCTGACGGGGTCTCCTGGAGTCTCTCCCCAAGCCAGGGGGCTTCCTAGTGCAGCCTGAGCATCTTTCCAAAGCACAACGCCCTCACAGCCCACCTGAACAACTTCCTTAGCAGATGTCTTTCTAAATCGGGGCCAGGGTCCACAGTGCCAATTCCACCCTCTCTACAATCTCTACAACCACACTGGCTCGCCATCTTGGTGTTTCCTGGCTTGGCTTCACTGCTCCTTCCAAATGCCCTCCACGGACTTTGCGTTTGTGTTTTCTGTCTGGGTGTCCCACACACATGTCGttctgaagggaaggacacattCCTTGAAGTCAGTTGACCCCACAGCCTCTGTCGTGCCTTCCCTCATCTTCCAACTTCGGCATATCGTAGCTCTCCAGTTACATCCTATGATAATGTGACATTGGGATTAGGTCATCTGCCCTGATTACTCCCAGTCCCATTAGACTAGATGCCTGTAGAAGGCAGGGTCCTGGCAAAATATCAATGTatccaatttcttttatttttttgagacagacttgccctgtcccccaagctggagtgcagtgttgagaTCATAGTTCAGTGCAGCCTCCatatcctggactcaagcgatcctcccacctcagcctcttgattaACTCCGACTACAGggctgtgccaccacacctggacagttatttatttattgagacagagtgttgctgtgcccctcaggctggaatggagtggcccaatctcagctcactgcaacctctacctcctgggttcacacaattcttatgcttcagcctcttgagtagctaggactaatgcctgtgccaccacaccaggctgatttttacatttttaggagagatggggtttctccatgttgaccaggctggtctcaaactcctggtctcaagcaatccacctgcttcagccttccaaagtgctagcattacaggcatgagccgccacgtcccgcgtatattttatatttttaatagagacgagggtcttgcaatgttgcccaggcccatctcaaactcctggcctcaagtgatactcctgcttcagcctcccaatgtgctggggttCCATGCATAAGCCACCACTCTCAGTCACCAGTTGGGTTTTTGTCTCTATCCTGAAGGAGTGGGAGACGCCCTTCAGCAGGTCTCTGTCCAGCAGAGCCCTCTGAGGAAGGCGTGACTCTCTGCAGGGTGGGTGCCAGTCCTGAGCTGAGGACAGTCCCCTGCCCTCCTCTGGGAAGCTGACGTCAGCCAGAGGTCTCTCCTGGTGGTGCCCCTAAGCAGTAACCTGATTTCTGTCCCCAGCTACCTGGCCAATGACATGGAGGAGGACTGCGAGACCCCCAAACAAAACATCATCTACTTCCTGTACAGGAAGAACCGCTCTCAGATACCCTGGTTCCGTAGGCGTCGGATCCAGTTTTTCCCTACCATTCGCTGGAGGGCCAGGAAGAAACGTGCTCAGAAAGCCTTGTTCCATAAGCTTCGGTTCCAGTTCTTCCGTTCCATGGGCTTCAGGGCCTGGGTTTCCCTGGAGGAGTtggaggaggtgggtggggcGTGGGGAGGTGGATATGGGGAGGAATCGGGTGGGCTGGAGGCTGGACGAGGGGAGAGAGGGGTATCCTGGCGATTCCCCATCTTCTCAAAGGGTGTTTGTTTTTCCAGATCCAGGCTTATGACCCAGAGCACTGGGTGTGGGCGCGAGATCGCGCCACCTTTCCTAGAGCTCCAGGGACCATGGAGGCCTGAGGTCATCGGCCTGAGAGAAGGTATATCTGCGTCCTCCGGGGTAAAGGAAGAATATTGGGTTCTATTTCGGAAATCTGAGGAACCCAATTGCTGGATCCAGCtgcaagcctgggcaacgtggcgagataccctctccacaaaaatacaaaaattagctaggcaatGTGGGAGGCATCTCtactcccaactactcaggaggctgaggcgggaggatcgctggagcctgggaggtcagggctgcagggagccctgatcctgccacagcactccagcccgggcaacagagtgagaccctgactcaaaaataatcacaaatacTGAGTTCCGGGAGGTTCACTATGATTGACGCACTTGAGTTACCAATCTGGGTTGAGGGTTCAGTGGAGCTTTGGTTTACATCTTGTGCAGCTGACCACGTTCAGCAGAGCACGAGACTTCATCATGAGGAGGTAGGATTATGGATTAGGCTTCTGGACTCATGGTTCGTGATGTTGTCACATTAGAAACAGATCTAGCATGGTTACAAGTTTAGCTCTGAAGTGACACAAAAGGTCCCAGCTGTGATAAGGTCCAAAGACACATTCTCTGAGGGTGCCCTACTGCCTGGGCAGACCCACCCAAAGTCCTTGCTATGAAGATCACTGGGGCTGACTTTGGGTGTACTGAGTGAGTTTTGGAGTCAGGGTCACCAAAGTGTAAGTATCACAGTTGAACACAATGGTTCAGAAGCAGGGTATAGAATGAAAGTCAGGAGATAAAATTGCATTTCCCAATTGCTCTGAACTCTAGTTAGACTTGACATGGGATGTGAATAACCCTCCTGTCTAGAGAGCTGCCTCCCTGAAGTGTGACATCCTCTCTCACTTCCAGAACACCGGGCCCGGGGAGATAAGGATTTTCAGCAAGAACTCTATTCCAACGCTAATGGGAGACActaggaaggaggagaggagccaTTTGTGCAGATCATCTAGAAGAACCTGGACTGCTCTAAAAGGAGCTGAAGACAGTGATCACGTTGTCCTCTTAGGACCGGGGGGCTACTTCTAGGAATCCATAGAGAACAGTGAGAAACCAGGGGTGTTTCTGGTTCCACCCCTTCCTGCGGCACCACCTCCCTTTTGATATTGCTGAATTCCAACCTCCCTGGGGCGGGACCTGGAGCTCCTGTTTCCTATGGACTTGGCTGCCGCAGTTCTGGAGCATTTGAAGGCACAGGGCAGACACTCAGATTGGCACGGAATTCTTTGTGAAATATGAGTGCCATAGACCATAACAGATAGCTTCATGCACACTACGCATTTTATTGGTTTCTTTGGAAAATGTGGGCCATTGAATtattaatatgtttatttcaaaTAGTTTGGAAATTGTTGTACTTTTGAAAACATGCAGTTCTGTAGATTTTTTGATGAGAGTTATAgctgttatatatacataaagataactttattttcactttaagaGAGAATCCTTTTTATCCTAAatcttttattatctttaaattgttttctgtatTATTATATGTACCTCTGGAGCGAGTACACTTTTTATCTATGATACTTACATaataatctcttttatttatagcTATTGGTATAATATTCCCCTAAGTTTTCATcatagacatttttatttgttgtttaggTTTGTGACTGAATTGTGAGAATTCAGTTGTGATTTTTAACATGTCTTAGACATATATACTAACATGtctaatatatactatatattttattggtttgttttgatAAAGATGGGCATACAATTATTActacatttcattaaaatattttgaaaatactggTATTTTTGAAGAGACATTGGTCCTATAAAGTTGTGAGATGGGTATTACAGCTgctatatacacataaatataattttgttttcctttttaagagaGAATTCTTTTTATCCTAAATCTTTTATCTTTAaatctttgtttctattattacCTGTGCTGCTGAACGGAGCATTCTTTTTACCTATGATACTTAATATATGTATTACACTTATAGCTACATGATAGTTCCCCTAAATTCttgtaaaagtatatttttatttgatatttagtGTACGTTTGAAATGTGAGAATTCAGATGTAATTTTTTACCTTGTATTGACACGTTTGTATGTTACTTTAAAGAGGATGTGTGTTCTAAAGGAGGACATGGGCTGTGCATTTTCAAGAGAACAGTGCAGTGCGTCTCTTGGGGAAATGTAATTTTCTCACCTTCACATCAAGTGTGATCATATTGGTCTGGACTGATTATTTGCTGTCGAGTGACATTTTTCCTTAATGGGATTGTGGTTATTTGAAGATATTAATTAGCTCTGGAAGATAAtcctgcatattttttttttttttttgtagaaaaaaacaatctgggtgcagtgctcacacctacattcccagcacttttggaggtcacggcgggaggatcacttgaggccaggagtttgaggccagcctcgGCAGCATACCATCAacgtctatttttttttttttttttgaggcagagtctcgctttggagtgcagtggcatgatctcggttcactgcaagctctgcctcccaggttcatgccattctcctgcctcagcctcccgagtagctgggactacaggcacccaccaccacgcccggctaattttttgtatttttagtagacatggggtttcactgtgttagccaagatgatctcaaactcctgaccgcgtgatctgcccgccttggcctcccaaagttctgggattataggcgtgagcctctgcacccggacaacatctagtttttttttttttttttttttttttgagacggagtctggctctgtcgcccaggctggagtgcagtggccagatctcagctcactgcaagctccgcctcccaggttcacgccattctcctgcctccgcctcccaagtagctgggactacaggcgcccgcctcgtcgcccggctagttttttgtgttctttagtagagacggggtttcaccgtattagccaggatggtctcgatctcctgaccttgtgatccgcccgtctcggcctcccaaagtgctgggattacaggcttgagccaccgcgcccggccttttttttttttttttgagacggagtctcactctgtcgcccgggctggagtgcagtggccggatctcagctcactgcaagctccgcctcccgggttcacgccattctcctgcctcagcgtcccgagtagctgggactacaggcgcccgccacctcgcccggctagttttttgtattttttagtagagacggggtttcacagtgttagccaggatggtctcgatctcctgacctcgtgatccgcccgtctcagcctcccaaagtgctgggattacaggcttgagccaccatgcccggcccaacatctagtttttaaaaattatttaaaaaagaaaagtaatagaaGAGAAGGCCGATCCCAAGCTAgaggttttctttgtttgttttggagacagagtctcgctctgtctgccaggcgggagtgcagtagcacaacctCGGCTCCTTGCAACTTTCACCTCTGGATTCAagcgaattctcctgcctcagccttccaagtagctgggactacaggcacccaaccGTACATCTGACTAACTTTTGTAAAgattgtagagacggggtttcaccatgttggccaggctggtctccaactcctgacctcaagtgattcgcccatctcagccttccaaagtgccgggattacaggtatgagctactgcgcccagacCCCAAGATAGAGTTTCAAAGCAGGAAATGAGAGAAAGATATTGAGAGAGGAAAACCTGGTGGTAAGAAAACTCTAAAGGTAGCAGGATGGggtcgctcatgcctgtgatcccagcaggagttagagaccagcctggctaattggtgaaaccctgtctagtaaaaatacaaaaattagccagatgttgtggtgcacgcctgtaatcccagttatttgggaggctgaggcgggagaatcacttgaacctgggaagtggaggttgtagcaagcagagattgcaccactgcactccagcctgggcaacagagcgagactctgtctccacccacgaaaacaaaacaaaacaaaataaaaaggcagttCCTGCAACAGTTAAAGCTGTTAAAGACAGGCAGTCTGCCATGCAATTCTTtgtgatgtttcttttttatttttggagtcagggtcttgtcctgtcacccagactggggtgcagtgctgcagtcatagctcactgtggcctcagaCTCAAGCTCAAGCttaccttgcctcccaaagtgctgggatgacaagcatgagccaccgcacctggcctgtgtgATGCAATTCTGATGTCAACTCCCTGATGttgaaagaacacattcctcaacacatcacagccttgagcacatcacatccccccatatgcctccacttcctgggcccgacacaaacacatcacagccttgagtacAACCGTTTGtgaaagcgcaggaaccaataagaaggctGCTAAAAGCATAACTTAACATTAACATGTAAACTAATTGTAATACTGTaacctagagaaatgccttgttcctctgtaacctgacaagtcctgtttacctcgagctataaaaagcaagcgcacgcattgttccgggccctcttgtatgttgtagaatggagggaccaagttcgaacctgcattaaagatccttgctgcttggctttgactctggactctggtggtcttcttcggggaataaacggtctgggcataacatttgggggctctcctgggattccccaagcccaccagacccctggtcaacggatctactaggatcgatctgctaataggtgagccggctcgtctctgtttgtctgtctgtgtccgttcTGAACCTGCGACTCTCTAAGTCCgctctgaatctgaggctgttagcctgtctgaatccGCGACTCTCTAAGTCCGCTCTGCATCTGAGGCTGTTAGCCCGTCTGACTCCTTTCTGAATCTGTGACTCGCGAGGTCTGTAACTGAAGCTGAAGGCTGGCAtaagtcctggcggacgcgctataggacagccagcggagactggtgggagacgtcccctggcTCTCATCTGATTCTTGTCTGAATTtattctgacccagatttctggagcACGCCTGCGACTGACATaacttgttgttgatattccgtaactcactttcccttgcaggacctgtttaCCTGATAGCGGGGAcccactgtccacagaaccccctccgtaCCTCTCTGGGCCACAGGCCTCAGCCCCCCCAGGCTGAGCCGCGGGAGGGAGCAGGCGGACGGGAGGCGGCCAGCGCACCCGGACCCACTGAAAgggaaagtaactctgaagggccggcgtgggtcctctgtaagctgagcgctggtccccagggccccgcttttctttctttatactttgtctctgggtcttacttcttttctaaagtctctcgttccacctaacgagaaacacccacaggtatggaagggcaggccaccccttcatctggtgccCAATGTAGgagcttttctctaaggtgaaggtacgcCGGAGCGTGGTCACTGAGGACAAGTCGACAAGAGACTCCCGAGTgcgtctacagtcagccttgcggtaagcctgtgcgctcggaagaacctaAGGTAACGATGGGGcagactaaaagtaaatatgcctcttatcacagctttataaaaattctcttaaaaagaggggaaattaaagtgtctaccaaaaatctaattatgctctttcaaacaatagaacagttttgtccatggtttccagaacagggaactttagatctaaaagattggaaaaaaattggcaaagaaaacaagcaagtagggaaggtaaaatcatcccacttacagtatggaatgattgggtcattattaaagtagctttagaaacattgcaaacagaagaagatagcGTTCCAGTTTCTGAGgtccctaaaagctgtgcagtagattgtgaaaaagaggcagggatagaatcccggaaaggaaaagaaagttcacactgtaaatgtgtagcagagccggtaatggctcggtcaacgcaaaatgttgacaataatcaAGAACAgaagcactgatctggcaggaaaagctgcatattgggcaagtctggtctctgagagcagacttgggtgtaaggccattattcaaggaaaacagtttgaagggttggtagacacaggagcagatatctctgtcattgctttaaatcagtggccaaaaaaattggcctaaacaaaaggctgttacaagacttgtcggcgtaggcacagcttcagaagGGTATGAGagtacaatgattttacattgtttagggccagataatcaagaaagagagatcagcctgttactgtgtctatatagaaggaagtagacataagagactccatttggttctgtatttgagatgctgttaatctgtgaccctacccccaaccttgtccttgcaagagacatgtgctgtggtgactcaaggcttaatggatattgggctgtgcaggatgtgtctttgttaaacaagtacttGAAGGCAAGtacttgctggttaaaaatcctgcccgtccctgagcaatggaacatctcgatgtaaaacccattgtgtgaTTTGTTTAcggagcaaggagaaaaccgcctttaggaataaggtgggacttgctggagcaatgctgctaaaaggtttatggagatgtttgcatatgcatctcaaggcacagcattttcctttaaacttattcatgttacagggatttttgtttatacgtcttactgctgatttcctccctacaatgatcctattgtccagccactcccttatgttTCAGGGGGTGCAGAAGTCATTATGCCCgctccattatacagccccattagtcaaaaaaaaaaaaaaaaaatcatgactaagacgggatatataccaggaaagggattaggaaaaaatgagcatggcattaaagtcccaattgagactgagaaaaatcaagaaagaaaaggaataggatATCCTTTTTAGGCgcggccactgtagagcctcctaaacccattccattaacttggaaaacagaaaaaccggtatgggtaaatcagtggccgctaccaaagcaaaaactggaggctttacacttattagcaaaggaacaattagaaaagagACACATTGAGCgttcattctcaccctggaattctcctgtatttgtaattcaaaaaaaaaaaaaaaaaatcaggcaaatggcgtatgttaatggacttaagagccGTAAACACTGTAATTCAACCCGtggggcctctccaacctggattgccctctcaggccatgatcccaaaagactggcttttaattataattgatctaaaggattgcttttttaccattcctctggcagagcaagattgtgaaaaatttgcctttactataccagccataaataataaagaaccagccaccaggtttcagcGAAAAGT from Rhinopithecus roxellana isolate Shanxi Qingling chromosome 6, ASM756505v1, whole genome shotgun sequence carries:
- the LOC115898167 gene encoding speedy protein E3-like — its product is MANDIRDSNLPDWRDRTPRVQKKALDRTETRLRGMEQILGKITTLLPEDKEESPQPNTSGYPLQEVVDDEVSGPSAPGVDASPGCRSLCWKRKREWSDHSQEEPEKELAPEPEKTWVVETLCALKMKLKRQRVSPVLPEQHEAFNRLLEDPVIKRFLAWDKDLRVSDKYLLAMVIAYFSRAGLFSWQYQRIHFFLALYLANDMEEDCETPKQNIIYFLYRKNRSQIPWFRRRRIQFFPTIRWRARKKRAQKALFHKLRFQFFRSMGFRAWVSLEELEEVGGAWGGGYGEESGGLEAGRGERGVSWRFPIFSKGVCFSRSRLMTQSTGCGREIAPPFLELQGPWRPEVIGLREGISASSGNTGPGEIRIFSKNSIPTLMGDTRKEERSHLCRSSRRTWTALKGAEDSDHVVLLGPGGYF